The Pichia kudriavzevii chromosome 3, complete sequence nucleotide sequence TTTGTTCTACCGTTCCAAGATAAATGGGAGATCAACCTACTCATAAATTCATGTTTGGAGTGTTTTGAGGCACCGGACCAATCAACCACAATATTGAACCGGTACGAAGGTGTCATCAAGACTGTTTATGATTTAAAGTTAGAGGAATCGTTCAAGGAGCAAATTTTGCTAAACGGTAAggagttgatgaagatcatcaacaagaaaCCTGGGCCATGGCTGAAGCCGCTAAATGAGCGGCTATTCCAATGGCAACTGGACCATCCTGGCGCTACGAGGGAAGACATGGTTGGTTATCTGTCAACTATCTCAAtagaatgaaaaaattgggtGAAGTTGTATGGAGACTCATTTATAGAAGGAACGAAAAcctaaacaaaaaaaaaggtcATAATGATACAACGAGAAATTTTGATTAATTTGTTATGTAGAGAATTGAAGGTATACTTGGATGAAAGAATACTTATATAGCTTAGATCTTGGTTTCCTTAACACCGTGTTTCCAGATAGCAACGAATGGGGTTTCACCATCTTCTCTGTAGTTCAACAAGACAATCATAGCGTCTGGGTCCATGGATTCACCGGTGTAGAATTCCCAGTCCTTGAAAGAGCCAATGACCTTCTTGACGTAAGCAGCTGCACccttttcaaaagttgGAATAGCGTCTGGATCAGATTCTGCCAACTTAGCCTTGACTGCCTTCATGTAACCTTTGATGTAGGTCAAGAAGGACTTCTTGTCAAAGGAGGTCTGTTGCAATCTGAAGGAGTAGACAACGTTGTTGACGGTTTCGacaccttcttcaacgtCATCGTCGTCACCTTCTGCAGAAGGGTTTGCAccaatatcaacatcagCACCTGGCTTGACTTGGACCATTTGACAGTCTGCTTCGAGAACAACGTCGTCGACTAGCTTCAAGTCGTAAGCATCGGATAATAATTCATCACCAGAGAAAATGTCGGTATAGATCTTCATTTTATTGAATGTCAGAGAGGATGTTCAAACTAGAAGTCAAAGGAAAACGAAAAGtaaatgaaaaggaaaatgaaaagtaaaatgaaaaggaaaatgaagagaaaaaaaatgcaaaaaacaagagaaaaacttCATCTTACCAGAAAAAGCTAGCCATTTGAAATTACTTCTCAATTTACACATGGACACGCACATTTAACTGTGCGGGACgaaaaattgttgaaaacgGCAATcagcaaaggaaaaaaaaaaaaaaaattagcCGTGAATGCTctacagaaaaaaaatgtccTAATTTGGACAACCAACGCCTGTCATCGCCGACACACGTGCCACTACTGCGCCACAAGCAGGTCGTTGTGTCACGTGCGGCGATACGAAAAGTCTTCCTGCAGCAGCTGCGCCACGCGGCTACAAATTTCGGTGGGGCTTGTTGTGGGGAATAAGGGATTGTCATGTTTCACAGTAGAGCCAATGGCTGTCTCTGGAACAAGTCCTAGATTGAGTACGTGGA carries:
- a CDS encoding uncharacterized protein (PKUD0C03890; similar to Saccharomyces cerevisiae YKL056C (TMA19); ancestral locus Anc_2.584), with the protein product MKIYTDIFSGDELLSDAYDLKLVDDVVLEADCQMVQVKPGADVDIGANPSAEGDDDDVEEGVETVNNVVYSFRLQQTSFDKKSFLTYIKGYMKAVKAKLAESDPDAIPTFEKGAAAYVKKVIGSFKDWEFYTGESMDPDAMIVLLNYREDGETPFVAIWKHGVKETKI